One Thermus sp. CCB_US3_UF1 DNA window includes the following coding sequences:
- a CDS encoding serine hydrolase, which translates to MRWVRFWVLGFLLLGLAWAQVREGVDLGALGAFKARLEAEVAQGRLPGAVFLVARNGQVVFHEAVGYLDPQARTPMPREAIFRIYSMTKPLTSVLALRLVEEGRLFLTDPIALYLPEFREVRVGVERTGPEGRPTLELVAAQRPITVYDLLRHTSGITYGIFFDSLVKQEYRRVGADAVDQTAEEFVRKLAQLPLQFQPGTVWEYSNSTDLLGHLLERLTGRSLAELMEEKLFRPLGMADAGFSVPEAKASRIAEPFLQDPFTRQPTPPALEVRRPPRRFSGGAGAVATALDYYRFLQALLNGGELGGQRILSRKGVELLTQDHLGPLYLPSLGRGAAYLPGPGYGFGLGVAVRLADGGSPLPGSAGDYNWGGLFGTSFFVDPKERLIGIWMMQNPGGRAYYAQLFRHAVYASLR; encoded by the coding sequence ATGCGGTGGGTGCGGTTTTGGGTTTTAGGGTTTCTCCTCCTTGGCCTGGCCTGGGCCCAGGTGCGGGAGGGGGTGGACCTGGGGGCCCTTGGGGCCTTCAAGGCCCGCCTCGAGGCGGAGGTGGCCCAGGGGAGGCTTCCTGGGGCGGTGTTCCTGGTGGCCCGCAACGGCCAGGTGGTCTTCCACGAGGCCGTGGGCTATCTGGACCCCCAGGCCAGGACCCCCATGCCCCGGGAGGCCATCTTCCGCATCTACTCCATGACCAAACCCCTCACCTCGGTCCTGGCCCTAAGGCTGGTGGAGGAGGGAAGGCTTTTCCTCACCGACCCCATCGCCCTCTACCTGCCCGAGTTCCGGGAGGTCCGGGTGGGGGTGGAAAGGACGGGGCCCGAGGGGCGGCCCACCCTGGAGCTGGTGGCCGCCCAAAGGCCCATCACCGTCTACGACCTCCTGCGCCACACCTCGGGGATCACCTACGGCATCTTCTTCGACTCCCTGGTGAAGCAGGAGTACCGCCGGGTGGGAGCGGACGCCGTGGACCAAACAGCGGAGGAGTTTGTGCGCAAGCTGGCCCAGCTCCCCTTGCAGTTCCAGCCGGGGACGGTCTGGGAGTACAGCAACTCCACGGACCTCCTGGGCCACCTCCTGGAGCGCCTCACGGGCCGGAGCCTGGCGGAACTCATGGAGGAAAAGCTCTTCCGGCCCCTGGGCATGGCGGACGCGGGCTTCTCCGTTCCCGAGGCCAAGGCTTCCCGCATCGCCGAGCCCTTCCTCCAGGACCCCTTCACCCGCCAGCCCACCCCGCCTGCCCTGGAGGTGCGCCGCCCGCCCCGGCGCTTCTCGGGAGGGGCGGGGGCGGTGGCCACGGCCCTGGACTACTACCGCTTCCTCCAGGCCCTGCTGAACGGGGGGGAGCTGGGCGGCCAGAGGATCCTCTCCCGCAAGGGGGTGGAGCTCCTGACCCAGGACCACCTGGGCCCCCTCTACCTCCCCTCCCTAGGGCGGGGAGCGGCCTACCTCCCGGGGCCGGGGTACGGCTTCGGCCTGGGGGTGGCGGTGCGGCTGGCGGACGGGGGTAGCCCCCTTCCGGGGAGCGCGGGGGACTACAACTGGGGCGGTCTCTTCGGCACCTCCTTCTTCGTGGACCCCAAGGAGCGGCTCATCGGCATCTGGATGATGCAAAACCCAGGGGGGCGGGCCTACTACGCCCAGCTTTTCCGGCATGCGGTCTACGCTAGCCTGCGCTGA
- a CDS encoding SDR family NAD(P)-dependent oxidoreductase, with amino-acid sequence MGRLEGKVILVTGAAHGIGRAALERFAAEGAHLVAVDREEEALLEAVAALEAEALAVPADLADPQGVEGAFAEALEEFGRLDGVAHFAGVAHAALSWKLSLADWERVLGVNLTGSFLVARKAGEVMQGGSLVLTGSVAALGALGLAHYAASKAALLGLVRTLALELAPKGIRVNLLVPGLIETRMTAGLPEWSRAQEVEASPLKRPGRPEEVAQAALFLLSEESGFITGQALFVDGGRSVLGPPGLPPGFGPKEVG; translated from the coding sequence ATGGGAAGGCTTGAGGGCAAGGTCATCCTGGTCACGGGAGCGGCCCACGGCATCGGCCGGGCCGCCCTGGAGCGGTTTGCGGCGGAAGGGGCCCACCTGGTGGCCGTGGACCGGGAGGAGGAGGCCCTTTTGGAGGCGGTAGCGGCCCTCGAGGCCGAGGCCCTGGCCGTGCCCGCGGACCTGGCCGACCCCCAGGGGGTGGAGGGGGCCTTCGCCGAGGCCCTGGAGGAGTTTGGCCGCCTGGACGGGGTGGCCCACTTCGCCGGGGTGGCCCACGCCGCCCTCTCCTGGAAGCTCTCCCTGGCGGACTGGGAGCGGGTCCTAGGGGTCAACCTCACGGGAAGCTTCCTGGTGGCGAGGAAGGCCGGGGAGGTCATGCAGGGGGGAAGCCTGGTGCTCACGGGCTCCGTGGCCGCCCTGGGGGCCTTGGGCCTCGCCCACTACGCCGCCAGCAAGGCCGCCCTTTTGGGCCTGGTCCGCACCCTGGCCCTGGAGCTGGCCCCCAAGGGGATCCGGGTCAACCTCCTGGTGCCGGGCCTCATCGAGACCCGGATGACCGCGGGGCTTCCCGAGTGGTCCCGGGCGCAGGAGGTGGAGGCCTCCCCCCTGAAGCGCCCAGGGCGGCCAGAGGAGGTGGCCCAGGCCGCCCTCTTCCTCCTCTCGGAGGAAAGCGGCTTCATCACCGGCCAGGCCCTCTTCGTGGACGGGGGGCGGTCGGTCCTGGGCCCCCCCGGCCTTCCCCCAGGGTTCGGCCCCAAGGAGGTGGGATGA
- a CDS encoding MaoC/PaaZ C-terminal domain-containing protein: MPMYFEDFEVGQRFTTAGRTVTEADVVNFAGVSGDYNPIHTDAEFAKDTPFGQRIAHGLLALAMLTGLRQRTGVTDGTLIAWLEIRNYRFLKPVLIGDTIRGETEIVEKRETSKPDRGILVQRVRVLNQRGEVVQEGEFVTMVRRRP; this comes from the coding sequence ATGCCCATGTACTTTGAGGACTTTGAGGTAGGCCAGCGGTTCACCACGGCGGGCAGGACGGTCACCGAGGCGGATGTGGTCAACTTCGCCGGGGTTTCCGGGGACTACAACCCCATCCACACCGACGCCGAGTTCGCCAAGGATACCCCCTTCGGCCAGCGCATCGCCCACGGGCTCCTGGCCCTGGCCATGCTCACGGGCCTGCGCCAGCGCACGGGGGTCACGGACGGCACCCTCATCGCCTGGCTGGAGATCCGCAACTACCGCTTCCTCAAGCCCGTCCTCATCGGGGACACCATCCGCGGGGAGACGGAGATCGTGGAGAAGCGGGAGACCAGCAAGCCCGACCGGGGGATCCTGGTCCAGCGGGTGCGGGTCCTGAACCAGCGGGGCGAGGTGGTTCAGGAAGGAGAGTTCGTGACCATGGTCCGGAGGCGGCCTTGA
- a CDS encoding PaaI family thioesterase: MSPFARWFQAEVGRREGGEAELLLAVREEFLQGQGLVHGGILAALLDSALGQAVESLGVRVVTAELSVNYLRPVREGVLLARGRVLHAGRRLFHAVGEVFSEGERVAFAKGTFYRVG, encoded by the coding sequence TTGAGCCCCTTCGCCCGCTGGTTCCAGGCCGAGGTGGGGCGGCGGGAAGGGGGGGAGGCGGAGCTCCTCCTTGCCGTGCGGGAGGAGTTCCTGCAGGGCCAGGGCCTGGTCCACGGGGGGATCCTGGCCGCCCTTCTGGATAGCGCCCTGGGCCAGGCGGTGGAGAGCCTGGGGGTGAGGGTGGTCACGGCGGAGCTTTCCGTGAACTACCTAAGGCCGGTACGGGAAGGGGTCCTGCTGGCCCGGGGCCGGGTGCTCCATGCGGGCAGGAGGCTCTTCCACGCCGTGGGGGAGGTCTTCTCCGAAGGGGAGCGGGTGGCCTTCGCCAAGGGCACCTTCTACCGGGTGGGCTAG
- a CDS encoding long-chain fatty acid--CoA ligase — MFPSTMMDEELNLWDFLERAAELFPRKEVVSRLPTGEVHRTDYAGIHRRARRLMGGLKALGVGVGDRVATLAFNGFRHLEAYFAVPGMGAVLHTANPRLAPKEIAYILNHAEDKVLLFDPHLLPLVEALRPELKTVAHFVVLDREAPEGYLAYEALLGEEVDPVRVPERAACGMAYTTGTTGLPKGVVYSHRALVLHSLSASLADGTALSERDVVLPVVPMFHVNAWCLPYAATLVGAKQVLPGPRLDPASLVELFDGEGVTFTAGVPTVWLALADHLEATGHRLKTLKRLVVGGSAAPKSLIARLERMGIEVRQGYGLTETSPVVVQNFTKSHLEGLSEEEKLSLKAKTGLPIPLVRLRVADEGGKPVPKDGKTLGEVQLRGPWITRGYYGNEAASQQALTPDGWFRTGDVAVWDEEGYLEIKDRLKDLIKSGGEWISSVDLENALMGHPGVKEAAVVAIPHPRWQERPLAVVVPRGERPKEEELREHLLRAGFARWQLPDAFVFVEEIPRTSAGKFLKRALRERYKDLFGGG; from the coding sequence ATGTTCCCGAGCACCATGATGGACGAGGAGCTGAACCTCTGGGACTTCCTGGAGCGGGCGGCGGAGCTTTTCCCCAGGAAGGAGGTGGTCTCCCGCCTGCCCACGGGGGAGGTCCACCGTACGGACTACGCCGGGATCCACCGGAGGGCGCGGCGGCTCATGGGGGGGCTCAAGGCCCTGGGGGTGGGGGTGGGGGACCGGGTGGCCACCCTGGCCTTCAACGGCTTCCGCCACCTCGAGGCCTACTTCGCCGTCCCCGGGATGGGGGCGGTGCTCCACACCGCCAACCCCCGCCTGGCCCCCAAGGAGATCGCCTACATCCTGAACCACGCCGAGGACAAGGTCCTCCTCTTTGACCCCCACCTCCTCCCCCTGGTGGAGGCCCTGCGGCCCGAGCTCAAGACCGTGGCCCACTTCGTGGTCCTGGACAGGGAGGCCCCCGAGGGGTACCTGGCCTACGAGGCCCTGCTGGGGGAGGAGGTGGACCCCGTGCGGGTGCCGGAGCGGGCCGCCTGCGGCATGGCCTACACCACGGGCACCACCGGCCTCCCCAAGGGGGTGGTCTACAGCCACCGGGCCCTGGTCCTCCACAGCCTCTCGGCCAGCCTGGCCGACGGCACCGCCCTTTCGGAACGGGACGTGGTCCTCCCCGTGGTGCCCATGTTTCACGTGAACGCCTGGTGCCTGCCCTACGCCGCCACCCTGGTGGGGGCCAAGCAGGTCCTGCCGGGGCCCCGGCTGGACCCCGCCTCCCTGGTGGAGCTCTTTGACGGGGAGGGGGTCACCTTCACCGCGGGGGTGCCCACGGTCTGGCTGGCCCTGGCCGACCACCTGGAGGCCACGGGCCACCGCCTCAAAACCCTGAAGCGCCTGGTGGTGGGGGGAAGCGCCGCCCCCAAGAGCCTCATCGCCCGCCTGGAGCGGATGGGAATCGAGGTGCGCCAGGGTTACGGCCTCACGGAAACCTCCCCCGTGGTGGTGCAGAACTTCACCAAAAGCCACCTGGAGGGCCTTTCCGAAGAGGAGAAGCTTTCCCTCAAGGCCAAGACCGGCCTCCCCATCCCCCTGGTCCGCCTTCGGGTGGCCGACGAAGGGGGAAAGCCCGTGCCCAAGGACGGGAAGACCCTGGGGGAGGTCCAGCTCAGGGGCCCCTGGATCACCCGGGGGTACTACGGGAACGAGGCGGCAAGCCAGCAGGCCCTCACCCCGGACGGCTGGTTCCGCACCGGGGACGTGGCCGTCTGGGACGAGGAGGGGTACCTGGAGATCAAGGACCGCCTCAAGGACCTGATCAAGTCGGGGGGGGAGTGGATCTCCAGCGTGGACCTGGAGAACGCCCTCATGGGCCACCCGGGGGTGAAGGAGGCGGCGGTGGTGGCCATCCCCCACCCCAGGTGGCAGGAGCGCCCCCTGGCGGTGGTGGTGCCCCGGGGGGAGAGGCCCAAGGAGGAGGAACTCCGGGAACACCTCCTCCGGGCGGGCTTTGCCCGCTGGCAGCTTCCCGACGCCTTCGTCTTTGTGGAGGAGATCCCCAGGACCAGCGCGGGCAAGTTCCTGAAGCGGGCCCTGAGAGAGCGGTACAAGGACCTTTTTGGAGGTGGCTGA
- a CDS encoding SDR family oxidoreductase: MFLERFRLDGKAALVTGGSRGLGLEAALALKEAGARVAVMARRAAFFEEARKHLGEEALYLEGDVRDEARLEAIVAEVEARLGPLTVLVNAAGISWGAPSLEMPVEKVREVLEVNLVGAFLASRAAARPMRERGYGKIIHIASVAGLKGEPPEVLDAVGYSASKGGLIALTRDLAVKWGRWGIRVNALAPGFFPTRMTEKVLPKAEAYLRASLPLGRPGQPGELGGAVLFLASPASDYVTGAVLPVDGGATAL, encoded by the coding sequence ATGTTCCTGGAAAGGTTTCGCTTGGACGGCAAGGCGGCCCTGGTCACCGGGGGGAGCCGGGGCCTGGGCCTCGAGGCCGCCCTGGCCCTGAAGGAGGCCGGGGCCCGGGTGGCGGTGATGGCCCGGCGGGCGGCCTTCTTTGAGGAGGCGCGGAAGCACCTGGGGGAGGAGGCCCTTTACCTGGAGGGGGACGTGCGGGACGAGGCCCGCCTCGAGGCCATCGTGGCCGAGGTGGAGGCCCGGCTTGGCCCCCTCACCGTCTTGGTCAACGCTGCCGGGATCAGCTGGGGCGCCCCCTCCCTGGAGATGCCGGTGGAGAAGGTGCGGGAGGTCCTGGAGGTGAACCTGGTGGGGGCCTTCCTCGCCAGCCGGGCCGCGGCCCGGCCCATGCGGGAAAGGGGGTACGGCAAGATCATCCACATCGCCTCCGTGGCCGGGCTCAAGGGGGAACCCCCGGAGGTGCTGGACGCGGTGGGCTACTCGGCCTCCAAGGGGGGGCTCATCGCCCTCACCCGGGACCTGGCGGTGAAGTGGGGGCGGTGGGGCATCCGGGTGAACGCCCTGGCTCCCGGGTTCTTCCCCACCCGGATGACGGAAAAGGTCCTGCCCAAGGCCGAGGCCTACCTCCGGGCCAGCCTGCCCCTGGGCCGCCCGGGGCAGCCGGGGGAGCTCGGGGGGGCGGTCCTCTTCCTGGCCAGCCCGGCCTCGGACTACGTCACCGGGGCCGTCCTGCCCGTGGACGGGGGGGCCACGGCCCTCTAG
- a CDS encoding ABC transporter ATP-binding protein, giving the protein MLEVRGLSLLYGKAQILFGVDLEVREGELVCLVGPNGAGKTSFLRAISGLVRLEARLHRGTKAGEIRLEGEVRFQGRRIDGLLPHQIARLGLVLCPERRRPFRELTVEENLLAGGLLLPKGEVGRQLAFVYELFPRLRERRKQRAGDLSGGEQQMLAIGRALMARPKLLAVDEPSTGLAPKVRALVFEQIARVRREGVTVLLVEQEAARALALADRAYLLSNGCLVRHGPAQSFLEDPQFQRAYLGL; this is encoded by the coding sequence ATGCTGGAGGTTAGGGGGCTTTCCCTCCTCTACGGCAAGGCCCAGATCCTCTTTGGCGTGGACCTCGAGGTCCGGGAAGGGGAGCTGGTCTGCCTGGTGGGGCCCAACGGGGCCGGCAAGACCAGCTTCCTCCGGGCCATCTCCGGGCTGGTCCGCCTCGAGGCCCGCCTCCACCGCGGGACCAAGGCGGGGGAGATCCGGCTGGAGGGGGAGGTGCGCTTTCAGGGACGGCGCATCGACGGCCTTTTGCCCCACCAGATCGCCCGCTTGGGCCTGGTCCTGTGTCCCGAAAGGCGCCGCCCCTTCCGCGAGCTCACCGTGGAGGAGAACCTCCTGGCCGGGGGCCTCCTCCTCCCCAAGGGGGAGGTGGGGCGGCAGCTGGCCTTCGTCTACGAGCTTTTCCCCCGCCTCCGGGAAAGGCGGAAGCAGCGGGCAGGGGACCTCTCCGGGGGGGAGCAGCAGATGCTGGCCATCGGCCGGGCCCTCATGGCCCGCCCCAAGCTTCTGGCCGTGGACGAGCCCTCCACGGGCCTGGCCCCCAAGGTGCGGGCCCTGGTCTTCGAGCAGATCGCCCGGGTGCGCCGGGAGGGGGTGACGGTCCTCCTGGTGGAGCAGGAGGCGGCCCGGGCCCTGGCCCTGGCCGACCGGGCCTACCTCCTCTCCAACGGCTGCCTGGTGCGCCACGGCCCCGCGCAAAGCTTCCTGGAGGATCCCCAGTTCCAGCGGGCCTACCTGGGCCTTTAG
- a CDS encoding ABC transporter ATP-binding protein: MALLEARGLSKRFGGLQALYRVDLRVGEREIVGLIGPNGAGKTTLLRLLLGIHRPDEGRVFFKGKDITPLPTWERVRLGLAATFQNPRPLKRLPVMANVLVAAYGPRGGRMGDWVKRAEVRALDALEFVGIADKAKEPAAVLSQGELKRLEIARALATEPELLVLDEPFAGLTPAETELLAKSLSRLRKGGRFGRLHSEGCAMVIIEHKLSELFKIADRVVVLNFGEVLAEGPPGAVAQDPKVIEAYLGEGVHAGG; encoded by the coding sequence GTGGCGCTCCTTGAGGCCCGGGGGCTTTCCAAGCGCTTCGGGGGCCTCCAGGCCCTCTACCGGGTGGACCTCCGGGTGGGGGAGCGGGAGATCGTGGGCCTCATCGGCCCCAACGGGGCAGGGAAGACCACCCTCCTCCGGCTCCTCCTGGGCATCCACCGGCCCGACGAGGGGCGGGTCTTCTTCAAGGGCAAGGACATCACCCCCCTCCCCACCTGGGAGCGGGTGCGCCTGGGCCTGGCCGCCACCTTCCAAAACCCCAGGCCCCTCAAGCGCCTGCCCGTGATGGCCAACGTCCTGGTGGCGGCCTACGGGCCCCGGGGGGGAAGGATGGGGGACTGGGTGAAGCGGGCCGAGGTGCGGGCCCTGGACGCCCTGGAGTTCGTGGGCATTGCCGACAAGGCCAAGGAGCCCGCCGCCGTCCTCTCCCAAGGGGAGCTGAAGCGGCTGGAGATCGCCCGCGCCCTGGCCACGGAGCCCGAGCTCCTGGTCCTGGACGAACCCTTCGCCGGCCTGACCCCGGCGGAGACCGAGCTTCTGGCCAAGTCCCTTTCCCGGCTGCGCAAGGGGGGGCGGTTTGGCCGGCTCCACAGCGAGGGGTGCGCCATGGTCATCATCGAGCACAAGCTCTCCGAGCTCTTCAAGATCGCCGACCGGGTGGTGGTCCTGAACTTCGGGGAGGTCCTGGCCGAGGGCCCCCCCGGGGCGGTGGCCCAGGACCCCAAGGTGATCGAGGCCTACCTGGGGGAGGGGGTCCATGCTGGAGGTTAG